One Leclercia pneumoniae genomic region harbors:
- a CDS encoding PadR family transcriptional regulator, with translation MRHAHPDRDHDHHPHGGGRRQRFFGHGELRLVILDILTRNASHGYELIKAIESLTQGNYTPSPGVIYPTLDFLQDQQFITITEEENGRKKLAITVAGQLWLDENLEQLEQIQTRIKARCVGAQLRKNPQMKRALDNFKAVLDLRVNQAPLSDAQLKQIIGVIDRAALEISQLD, from the coding sequence TCCTGATCGCGACCACGATCATCACCCCCACGGCGGCGGACGTCGACAGCGATTCTTCGGACACGGCGAGTTACGGCTGGTCATCCTCGACATTTTGACCCGCAATGCCAGCCATGGTTATGAGTTGATTAAAGCGATCGAGAGCCTGACCCAGGGCAATTACACTCCAAGCCCGGGCGTGATCTATCCGACGCTGGATTTCTTGCAGGATCAGCAATTTATTACCATTACGGAAGAAGAGAACGGCCGCAAAAAGCTGGCCATCACCGTGGCCGGGCAGCTGTGGCTGGATGAAAATCTGGAACAGCTGGAGCAGATTCAGACGCGTATCAAAGCGCGCTGTGTGGGTGCCCAGTTACGTAAAAACCCGCAGATGAAGCGGGCTCTGGATAATTTTAAAGCGGTGCTGGATTTACGTGTTAACCAGGCCCCGCTCAGCGACGCGCAGCTTAAGCAGATTATCGGCGTGATCGACCGCGCGGCGCTGGAGATCTCCCAGCTGGATTAA
- a CDS encoding methyl-accepting chemotaxis protein, with protein MSLNNVRIGTKLFLAFGFIILLMIVSSGLSLLSLSRANSGMQTIISEDYPTTVKANQLIEQFQEFVSTQQLMLLDDQGTYTATSEQHLKAISENITRISTDLTNRLNDEESQKILSDFSQIRQQYLESRFRILKAIQNNDRPGAVAEMMTTTLTLQQAYKAKVQELIAVQNREMQKGGADVERDFKSNRMILVLLALGSVLAASVIGWFIARSITHPLGQAVSLAESIAEGDLTRTVVSRSRDETGVLLNALMTMKTRLQEIVQEVQSGSESISSAAAQIVAGNQDLAARTEEQASSVEQTAASMEQITVTVKNTAAHTGDATHLSADAALVVKNNGEMMKQVTQKMRLINDTSNRMSDIINLIDAIAFQTNILALNAAVEAARAGEHGRGFAVVAGEVRQLAQKSASSSREIRQLIESSTSQTQEGMELVEKASALINGMVGNVEEMDAILREIGQASREQTEGISQINSAIGLIDSTTQQNSALVEESVAAASALNDQARHLKEMVKIFRLRDEAVT; from the coding sequence ATGTCTTTAAATAACGTAAGGATCGGCACGAAATTATTTCTGGCGTTTGGGTTCATTATTTTACTCATGATAGTGAGCTCCGGTCTCTCCTTACTGAGCCTGAGTCGGGCTAATAGCGGTATGCAGACCATCATTTCTGAGGATTATCCCACCACGGTAAAAGCCAATCAGTTAATCGAACAGTTCCAGGAATTTGTCAGTACCCAGCAGCTCATGTTGCTGGATGACCAGGGCACCTACACCGCCACGTCGGAGCAGCATCTGAAGGCGATAAGTGAAAATATCACGCGCATTTCTACTGACCTGACCAACAGGCTCAACGACGAAGAATCGCAAAAAATCCTCTCCGACTTCAGCCAGATACGCCAGCAATATCTTGAGTCCCGCTTCCGTATCCTGAAAGCCATACAAAATAATGACCGTCCGGGGGCGGTGGCCGAGATGATGACCACGACCCTGACGCTGCAGCAAGCTTATAAAGCGAAAGTGCAGGAGCTGATTGCGGTGCAGAACCGCGAGATGCAGAAGGGCGGTGCCGACGTTGAGCGCGACTTCAAATCGAACCGTATGATTCTGGTCCTGCTGGCGCTGGGAAGTGTGCTGGCGGCGTCGGTGATCGGCTGGTTTATCGCCCGCTCAATCACCCATCCGCTGGGCCAGGCCGTCTCGCTGGCGGAATCTATCGCCGAGGGCGATCTCACCCGAACGGTGGTCAGCCGCTCCCGTGACGAGACCGGCGTTCTGCTGAACGCGCTGATGACCATGAAAACCCGTCTGCAGGAGATTGTGCAGGAGGTGCAGTCCGGCTCCGAGAGCATCTCCAGCGCGGCGGCGCAGATTGTGGCAGGCAACCAGGATCTGGCAGCCCGGACTGAAGAGCAGGCCAGTTCCGTCGAGCAGACGGCGGCGTCGATGGAGCAGATCACCGTGACGGTGAAGAACACAGCAGCCCACACCGGCGACGCCACTCACCTCTCTGCCGATGCGGCATTGGTGGTGAAAAATAACGGTGAAATGATGAAGCAGGTGACGCAAAAAATGCGTCTGATTAACGACACCTCTAACCGCATGTCTGACATTATCAACCTGATCGATGCCATCGCCTTCCAGACCAATATTCTGGCGCTGAATGCCGCCGTAGAAGCGGCACGCGCGGGCGAGCACGGGCGCGGATTCGCGGTGGTGGCCGGAGAAGTACGTCAGCTGGCGCAGAAAAGCGCCTCGTCATCCCGTGAGATCCGCCAGCTCATTGAGAGTTCCACCAGCCAGACGCAGGAAGGCATGGAACTGGTTGAGAAAGCCAGCGCGCTGATTAACGGCATGGTGGGGAACGTGGAAGAGATGGATGCCATTCTGCGCGAGATTGGCCAGGCGAGCCGCGAACAGACGGAAGGCATTTCCCAGATCAACAGCGCCATCGGCCTGATTGACTCCACTACCCAGCAGAACTCTGCGCTGGTAGAGGAGTCCGTTGCGGCGGCATCGGCACTGAACGATCAGGCCCGACACCTGAAAGAGATGGTGAAAATCTTCCGTCTGCGTGATGAAGCCGTGACTTAA